The following coding sequences are from one Leptospira mayottensis 200901116 window:
- a CDS encoding LIC_10740 family protein has product MNWQKIKKHAIAIRDAIWKKIKAAGEKINQGYLWLFRIATEDGISRKTLFLTYAWIGIILFFTSFILAGNSPFITLIPFSLYDVGNRDHRIEITIYASDGERRVFPIRRKVLLENEEFRHKTMTLIGEISESSYFDKTLTNDKGEYYKNIKRLPEIQYAVKAIWKNGGILILDFRKSTLQEILSEMKFRIDYTYARRMNEDEKQKEIVRKKMALLDSTFLALEKTIFENFQDIQSVEYRLDGLSESIPGMEYSLNLSHKRN; this is encoded by the coding sequence ATGAACTGGCAAAAAATTAAAAAACATGCGATCGCGATCAGAGACGCAATTTGGAAAAAGATTAAAGCCGCGGGAGAAAAAATCAATCAAGGATATCTTTGGCTTTTCCGCATCGCGACCGAGGACGGGATTTCTCGAAAAACATTGTTTCTCACTTATGCTTGGATAGGAATCATTTTATTTTTCACTTCATTCATTCTCGCAGGGAACAGCCCTTTTATTACTCTTATTCCATTTTCTCTCTACGACGTTGGTAATCGAGATCATAGAATCGAAATTACAATCTATGCTTCCGACGGAGAACGTCGGGTGTTTCCGATCAGAAGAAAAGTTCTTTTGGAAAACGAGGAATTCCGGCACAAAACGATGACCTTGATCGGAGAGATCAGCGAATCCTCTTATTTCGATAAGACCCTGACAAACGACAAGGGGGAATATTATAAAAACATAAAGCGTCTTCCCGAAATCCAATACGCCGTAAAAGCAATCTGGAAAAACGGAGGGATTCTGATTCTGGACTTTAGAAAATCCACACTTCAGGAAATTCTTTCCGAAATGAAGTTCAGAATCGATTACACGTACGCGCGTCGAATGAACGAAGACGAAAAACAAAAAGAGATCGTCCGTAAAAAAATGGCTCTTTTGGATTCCACCTTTCTTGCTCTGGAAAAAACCATTTTTGAGAACTTTCAGGACATTCAAAGCGTAGAATATCGGCTGGACGGCTTATCTGAAAGTATTCCCGGAATGGAATATTCTCTCAATTTGTCCCATAAAAGGAACTGA
- a CDS encoding 4-(cytidine 5'-diphospho)-2-C-methyl-D-erythritol kinase, with the protein MISPAKINLGLEIPFKRPDGFHEIRSIFLKISWGDDIEIEPADNGVFELFSENEIILEKRKLYDQVSEIGDIKKNILYKTFIKARSLFSELPGVKIHLTKRISPAGGLGGGSTNAASLLNFLFSWRSFFTSDEMRTLAAEIGSDVPFFLGEGHAFVTGKGEISEEIEVHPGQGILALTPQVMNTAEMYTLLKKPLQESASQKNGNTLSESLISVLKNGDWSALQGRLLNDFEPVAFQLHPELGVLKDKFLEFGSSYCSLTGSGSSMYGLVQGLEIQEELLHRLRQEFSNLTFVRFNF; encoded by the coding sequence TTGATTTCTCCGGCTAAAATCAATCTCGGTTTGGAAATTCCGTTTAAACGTCCGGACGGGTTCCATGAAATTCGAAGTATATTTCTAAAAATTTCTTGGGGGGACGATATCGAAATTGAACCCGCGGATAACGGAGTTTTTGAACTTTTTTCCGAAAATGAAATCATATTAGAAAAACGAAAACTATACGATCAGGTTTCAGAGATAGGCGACATTAAAAAAAATATTCTTTATAAAACTTTTATAAAGGCGAGATCCCTTTTTTCGGAACTTCCAGGAGTAAAAATCCATCTTACAAAAAGAATTTCTCCGGCTGGAGGCTTAGGAGGAGGAAGCACGAACGCGGCTTCTTTATTAAACTTCCTTTTTTCTTGGCGTTCCTTTTTTACTTCCGACGAAATGCGCACTCTTGCGGCCGAAATCGGTTCGGATGTTCCTTTTTTCTTAGGAGAAGGACATGCATTCGTTACCGGAAAGGGAGAAATTTCGGAAGAGATCGAAGTTCATCCCGGCCAAGGAATCCTTGCCTTAACTCCGCAAGTGATGAACACAGCGGAAATGTACACCTTGTTGAAAAAACCTTTACAAGAGAGTGCTTCTCAGAAAAATGGAAACACTCTGTCGGAAAGTCTAATTTCTGTTCTAAAAAACGGAGACTGGAGTGCTCTGCAGGGTAGGCTCTTGAATGATTTTGAGCCGGTTGCCTTCCAACTTCATCCGGAATTGGGAGTTCTCAAGGACAAATTCCTGGAGTTTGGATCCAGTTATTGTTCTTTGACCGGTTCAGGTTCGAGTATGTACGGGCTGGTTCAGGGTCTTGAGATCCAAGAAGAACTGTTGCACAGACTGAGGCAGGAATTCTCAAATCTCACATTCGTACGATTTAATTTTTAG
- a CDS encoding helix-turn-helix transcriptional regulator: MNPSTVRLNFKLNLIRHLRDGKRMTLEELSSVTGIKNQKDLKEQLGELFFLGATPHIADLIQVDYDSETDTFGLILPFRFDSSLRLSIREWLTLRKILEEVTETSSDPQTNLTARKILQKIISIVPVTWQEALSSYKADIQEAIRNEKSLSLEYQSRTGEKPTWRKVDPWFLFHSLEDYLLGYCHERNAPRNFRLDNILSLKIGSDPISKPAGQKKSEYIREFEEFRKNRENSSGISEIWHTKEVFYNLNRKLGLERTDETKKLNHVVYYLSKAKIREENWFLETLLPFGKNVILKSPTHLVKRILGEIESTLH, from the coding sequence ATGAATCCAAGCACGGTTCGACTGAATTTCAAATTGAATCTGATTCGCCACCTTCGAGACGGCAAGAGAATGACTCTCGAAGAACTTAGCAGCGTAACCGGAATCAAGAATCAAAAAGATTTAAAAGAACAATTGGGAGAACTTTTCTTTCTTGGAGCAACTCCTCACATTGCCGACTTGATTCAAGTCGATTACGACTCAGAAACAGACACCTTCGGTTTGATTTTACCGTTTCGTTTTGACTCTAGTTTGCGTCTGAGTATTCGAGAATGGTTGACCCTCAGAAAAATTTTAGAGGAAGTTACGGAAACCAGTTCCGATCCGCAGACAAATTTAACCGCTCGAAAAATACTACAAAAAATCATCTCGATTGTTCCGGTTACCTGGCAGGAAGCGCTTTCTAGTTACAAAGCCGACATTCAAGAAGCGATTCGAAACGAAAAATCTCTCAGTCTTGAATACCAATCCAGAACAGGTGAGAAACCCACTTGGAGAAAAGTAGATCCTTGGTTTCTATTCCATTCTTTAGAAGATTATTTATTAGGATATTGTCATGAACGAAACGCCCCCCGCAATTTTCGTCTGGATAATATCCTTTCCTTAAAAATCGGTTCGGACCCGATCTCAAAACCGGCCGGTCAAAAAAAATCGGAATACATCCGTGAGTTTGAGGAGTTTCGAAAAAATCGAGAGAATTCGTCCGGAATCTCTGAAATCTGGCATACTAAGGAAGTGTTCTATAACCTAAACCGTAAACTTGGCTTAGAAAGAACCGACGAAACAAAAAAACTAAATCATGTCGTTTATTATTTGTCCAAAGCAAAAATTCGGGAGGAAAACTGGTTTTTGGAAACGCTCCTTCCATTTGGAAAAAACGTCATTTTGAAAAGTCCTACACATTTGGTGAAGCGGATTCTCGGAGAAATAGAATCAACTCTTCACTAA
- a CDS encoding DEAD/DEAH box helicase: protein MKFEELSLHPKLLSTIQEIGYTELTPIQEKSIPHGLEGKDITGLAQTGTGKTVAFLIPVVHTILTKNIQGVSALVLAPTRELTIQIADEAKKLLKHSDGIRAVPIIGGTDYKSQNKDLEGLNGIIVATPGRLIDMVKSGSIDISNVEFFVLDEADRMLDMGFIQDIRWLLHKCKNRKQTLLFSATLSVEVMRLAYRFLNEPVEIQINPEKIITERIDQKIVHLGREEKIPYMTNLIVNSKEEGQGIIFTNYKANIPKIVHTLRKYGVPITGISSELDQKKRLRLLRDFKSGKYRYMVATDVASRGIDVENIDIVYNYDLPQDTENYVHRIGRTARAGRMGKAIGFCSEADYVELEKIEKYLKQKIEILEVNEEYIQFPTGEFPPFIGGDSYDREKEAHFKQNGRRPHDRGDRTPHKHDRRGDKRHPSRTHFHSTTRDSHKKKPAAAIQEAEFFLQKADSVLSAEPKGTKSENNNQRKFQRNKDKQRQGEQRNQNKNQQSSNQYDKSKRNLFDINDTVRENTKKKKGSIWQKIKSIFGR from the coding sequence ATGAAATTTGAAGAACTATCCCTACATCCTAAACTACTTTCAACCATTCAAGAAATCGGATATACAGAGCTTACTCCGATCCAGGAAAAATCAATTCCTCACGGATTAGAAGGCAAAGACATCACAGGACTTGCACAAACCGGAACCGGAAAGACGGTCGCCTTTTTGATCCCGGTCGTCCACACAATTCTTACCAAAAATATCCAAGGAGTTTCAGCCCTTGTCTTAGCTCCCACAAGAGAACTAACAATTCAGATCGCTGACGAAGCAAAAAAACTTCTGAAACATTCAGACGGAATCCGTGCAGTTCCTATCATAGGAGGAACGGACTATAAATCCCAGAACAAAGATCTGGAAGGATTAAATGGAATTATCGTCGCCACTCCGGGAAGATTAATCGACATGGTTAAGTCCGGTTCTATTGATATATCGAACGTGGAATTTTTCGTGCTTGATGAAGCCGATCGGATGCTCGATATGGGCTTTATTCAAGATATCCGCTGGCTTCTTCATAAGTGTAAGAATCGTAAACAGACACTATTGTTCTCAGCAACTTTGTCTGTGGAAGTGATGAGACTCGCCTATCGTTTTTTGAACGAGCCAGTAGAAATCCAGATCAATCCCGAAAAGATCATCACCGAAAGAATCGACCAAAAGATCGTTCATTTAGGAAGAGAAGAAAAAATTCCTTATATGACCAACTTAATCGTAAACTCTAAGGAAGAAGGTCAAGGAATCATATTCACAAATTATAAAGCAAATATTCCGAAAATCGTGCACACTCTCCGCAAATACGGAGTCCCTATAACCGGAATTTCTTCGGAGCTAGACCAGAAAAAAAGACTAAGACTTCTAAGGGATTTTAAATCCGGAAAATACAGATACATGGTCGCAACGGATGTTGCTTCCAGAGGAATTGATGTGGAGAATATAGACATCGTCTATAACTACGATCTTCCTCAAGATACGGAAAACTATGTTCATAGAATCGGTCGCACCGCAAGAGCAGGGAGAATGGGAAAGGCGATCGGTTTTTGTTCCGAAGCCGATTACGTGGAACTCGAAAAAATCGAAAAATACCTGAAACAAAAGATCGAAATTTTAGAGGTCAACGAAGAATATATTCAATTTCCTACAGGTGAATTTCCACCCTTCATCGGCGGTGATTCCTATGATCGCGAAAAAGAAGCTCATTTCAAACAAAACGGAAGGCGCCCTCACGACAGAGGAGACCGAACTCCTCATAAACACGATCGGAGAGGAGATAAACGTCACCCAAGCCGCACTCATTTTCATTCCACAACAAGAGACAGTCATAAGAAAAAACCGGCCGCCGCAATTCAAGAGGCGGAGTTCTTTTTACAAAAGGCAGATTCCGTTTTATCCGCGGAACCGAAAGGAACTAAGTCCGAAAACAACAACCAGCGCAAATTTCAAAGAAACAAGGATAAACAACGTCAAGGTGAACAACGAAACCAAAATAAAAATCAACAGTCGAGCAACCAATACGACAAGAGTAAACGAAATCTCTTCGATATCAACGATACCGTAAGAGAAAACACCAAAAAGAAAAAGGGTTCGATTTGGCAAAAAATCAAATCTATTTTTGGACGCTGA
- a CDS encoding sugar phosphate nucleotidyltransferase — translation MKPTQDKVAVVLAAGKGTRMKTDQPKVAVELNGKPLLLHVLDHLKGSGIEQIVVVVGYKKELVQALCTEIPGVSFVEQKEQLGTAHALLCAEPELKNFQGSVIVACGDVPMITSKTFADIVKEHRENEFSATILSAVVEKPTGYGRIIRNTSGDVTAIVEEKDSSPEEKLINEINTGTYVFEGEGLFDSLKKIGNQNAQGEYYLPDLVKLYRNSGKKLGAMKLKNHLESHGVNSPEDLHILSSMLKGEAVHP, via the coding sequence ATGAAACCTACTCAGGATAAGGTCGCTGTGGTATTGGCCGCAGGGAAGGGCACCCGTATGAAGACGGATCAGCCTAAAGTTGCGGTAGAGCTGAATGGCAAGCCGCTACTTCTCCATGTACTCGATCATCTGAAAGGCTCCGGCATAGAACAAATCGTAGTCGTAGTAGGTTACAAAAAAGAATTGGTCCAAGCACTCTGCACTGAAATCCCCGGAGTCTCCTTTGTTGAACAAAAAGAACAACTGGGAACCGCTCACGCACTACTTTGTGCGGAACCAGAACTTAAAAACTTTCAAGGTTCCGTAATCGTCGCCTGCGGCGACGTTCCTATGATCACTTCCAAAACGTTTGCCGATATCGTAAAAGAACATAGAGAGAATGAATTCTCCGCTACGATTCTTTCTGCAGTTGTAGAAAAACCGACAGGTTATGGAAGAATCATTCGCAACACATCGGGTGACGTTACCGCTATCGTGGAAGAAAAGGATTCTTCTCCCGAAGAAAAATTGATCAACGAAATCAATACCGGAACCTATGTCTTCGAAGGAGAAGGTCTTTTCGATTCCCTGAAAAAAATCGGAAATCAAAACGCTCAGGGAGAATACTATCTTCCTGATTTAGTGAAATTATATAGAAACTCCGGGAAAAAGCTCGGAGCCATGAAGCTAAAAAATCACTTGGAAAGCCACGGAGTGAACTCTCCTGAAGACCTACATATACTTTCCTCTATGCTCAAGGGAGAAGCTGTCCACCCATGA
- a CDS encoding N-acetylmuramoyl-L-alanine amidase family protein → MAKNQIYFWTLILFFPNAWELEAKISIPTQSSKRYVRFEDIQKEFPSLKSSFNPATFVGAIQHPSGEVRFRVGSSFYTFNQTIEKISVPVLYKEKDFLIPPEIVEAIFVQLMSDDVRYEYKENVLELEILPSTEKLEIKTILIDAGHGGKDPGTASNNGTNEKLVALQVAKILQKFFEKVYPTTNVVLTRSDDTFIELERRSEIANRELKKSGSALFISLHCNSSINVDVNGFEIYYLSQTPSTESARETALLENRIFKAKGTATIKKIQAGMMSSLIQRRSRILARSLESEMKKKLQPQILSRGVKKADFSVLRGSLMPAVLVEMGYLSHEKESKLLQSKSLQVKIAKSIVEGIRGYELAKN, encoded by the coding sequence TTGGCAAAAAATCAAATCTATTTTTGGACGCTGATCCTATTTTTTCCAAACGCGTGGGAGTTAGAGGCTAAAATTTCCATTCCTACTCAATCCTCCAAACGTTATGTACGCTTTGAGGACATACAAAAAGAATTTCCCTCTCTCAAATCCTCCTTTAATCCCGCTACCTTTGTAGGAGCGATCCAACATCCTTCCGGGGAGGTTCGTTTTAGAGTCGGTTCCTCTTTTTACACCTTCAATCAGACTATAGAAAAGATTTCCGTCCCGGTTTTATACAAGGAAAAGGATTTTCTGATTCCTCCCGAAATCGTGGAAGCGATTTTCGTACAACTCATGTCGGACGATGTCCGCTACGAATATAAGGAAAACGTACTGGAATTGGAAATTTTACCGAGTACTGAAAAACTGGAAATCAAAACGATTCTCATCGATGCGGGACACGGAGGAAAAGATCCGGGAACGGCGTCAAATAACGGAACCAACGAAAAGTTAGTAGCTTTACAAGTCGCAAAAATTCTTCAGAAATTTTTCGAGAAAGTATATCCGACAACGAATGTCGTTTTAACGAGATCAGACGATACGTTTATCGAATTAGAACGAAGATCCGAGATCGCAAACCGAGAACTAAAAAAAAGCGGAAGCGCGTTATTCATCAGCCTACACTGCAATTCTTCGATCAACGTGGACGTGAATGGATTCGAGATCTATTATCTTTCTCAAACTCCATCTACCGAGTCGGCTCGTGAAACCGCTCTTCTGGAAAACAGGATTTTTAAAGCGAAAGGAACCGCGACCATTAAAAAGATTCAGGCAGGGATGATGTCCTCTCTAATTCAAAGAAGAAGTAGAATCTTGGCCAGGTCCTTGGAATCGGAGATGAAAAAAAAACTTCAACCTCAAATCCTGTCCAGGGGAGTGAAAAAAGCGGATTTTTCGGTCCTCAGAGGAAGCCTCATGCCCGCAGTTCTCGTGGAAATGGGGTATCTTTCTCATGAAAAAGAATCCAAACTTTTGCAGAGTAAAAGTTTACAAGTTAAGATAGCGAAAAGCATCGTAGAAGGAATTCGAGGATATGAACTGGCAAAAAATTAA
- a CDS encoding class I SAM-dependent methyltransferase, producing the protein MYPKLELVPHPQYPEQYQICQRTGVCFYKPARTREYKDSYFLEEYKNQYQKTYYEDETSLRALAQKRLWILSKFHNCQNSTLFELGSAAGFFLDEARKIGYQVAGLEISPAEVEYSQKILGLDVHCASFLRENVLQGHSFDVVAAFFVVEHFPDADFVFEKLTDLVKPEGFLFLGLPSLYGPTFQTNPEEWFHTHPSDHFWDYSPGSLKKMLKGYGFKTEYKKPMSYHPSRDRGWRGKILSHRLFTCLSDLTCYGDTFHLIAQKRQT; encoded by the coding sequence ATGTATCCGAAACTTGAGCTTGTTCCTCATCCACAATACCCCGAACAGTATCAGATCTGCCAAAGGACTGGAGTTTGTTTTTATAAACCCGCTAGAACCCGAGAATACAAGGATTCTTATTTTTTAGAGGAATATAAAAATCAATACCAAAAGACCTACTACGAAGATGAAACTTCTCTTCGCGCTTTGGCTCAAAAAAGGCTCTGGATTTTAAGTAAATTCCACAATTGCCAGAATTCTACTTTGTTCGAACTTGGTTCGGCGGCGGGTTTTTTTTTAGACGAGGCTCGGAAGATCGGATATCAAGTGGCCGGATTGGAAATTTCCCCCGCCGAAGTGGAATACTCCCAAAAGATCCTGGGACTCGACGTTCATTGCGCTTCCTTCTTAAGGGAGAATGTTTTGCAAGGCCACTCCTTTGACGTGGTCGCCGCCTTTTTCGTGGTGGAGCATTTTCCGGACGCAGATTTCGTCTTTGAAAAGTTAACCGATCTTGTCAAACCAGAAGGATTTCTATTCTTAGGCCTACCTTCTCTTTACGGTCCGACTTTTCAAACCAATCCGGAAGAATGGTTCCACACGCATCCGTCGGATCATTTTTGGGATTACAGCCCAGGCTCCCTGAAAAAAATGTTGAAAGGATACGGTTTTAAGACTGAGTATAAGAAACCGATGTCCTACCACCCGTCCCGAGATAGGGGTTGGAGAGGAAAAATACTGAGTCACCGTCTTTTTACATGTCTCTCAGACCTCACCTGTTACGGTGATACATTCCACTTAATCGCTCAGAAGCGGCAAACATGA